A genomic stretch from Telmatocola sphagniphila includes:
- a CDS encoding TlpA family protein disulfide reductase: protein MWWYLTIFVLMSLGLACSSAPVETPVPEKHSVESKEPAPKLEKVTFEQFEKAVAGYKGQVVIVDVWGEFCIPCKKKFPSIMQMNKDLAKLGVVFMTVSRDEAENEKAVLEFLTKQKALIPNFILVDSEENIQEGSKRIDVTVPPQMHVFNRLGKLVKTFDNKNKEAEVEKFIRDLAEKK, encoded by the coding sequence ATGTGGTGGTACTTGACAATCTTTGTGCTCATGAGCTTAGGTCTTGCCTGCAGCTCTGCGCCGGTAGAAACCCCAGTCCCGGAAAAGCACTCCGTCGAATCCAAGGAGCCTGCTCCCAAGCTGGAGAAGGTGACTTTCGAGCAATTCGAGAAGGCGGTGGCTGGCTACAAAGGTCAGGTCGTCATTGTGGATGTTTGGGGCGAATTCTGCATTCCCTGCAAGAAGAAATTCCCTTCAATTATGCAGATGAACAAGGATTTAGCTAAACTCGGCGTGGTCTTCATGACGGTCAGCCGGGATGAAGCGGAGAACGAAAAAGCGGTTCTGGAATTTCTGACAAAACAAAAAGCACTCATTCCAAATTTCATACTGGTGGATAGCGAAGAGAATATTCAAGAGGGTTCCAAACGCATCGACGTCACAGTTCCTCCCCAGATGCACGTTTTCAATAGATTGGGCAAATTGGTTAAAACTTTCGACAATAAGAATAAAGAGGCCGAGGTCGAGAAGTTCATTCGAGACCTCGCCGAGAAAAAATAA
- the lepA gene encoding translation elongation factor 4, whose protein sequence is MAETSRIRNFSIIAHIDHGKSTLADQLLLKTGTISERDFRNQLLDGMDLERERGITIQMHPVTIYYTRQDQVYELNLIDTPGHVDFGYEVSRSLAACEGAILLVDAFQGVQAQTVATAFLAMENNLTIVPVLNKIDLPTARPEPIIEEMETAVGTKAEDVLKCSAKSGLGIMEVLDAIVDRVPAPSGKQDNPLKALIYNSHFDPYKGVVVYCRLFEGTIKTGQKIKLMRGNTTYVVMEVGQFRPKMQPCDTLIAGQVGYFMAQIKLITDVHVGDTVTDSENPTETALPGYKEPQPMVYSGLYPINNNDFETLREALSRLKLNDSSFTFEPESSDGLGFGFRCGFLGLLHREIIGQRLERDCEIDLIHTSPNVTYEILTRNGQTILIKTPQDVPDAGQIEEFREPIVKINFLVPTSNIGDIMTLCAERRGFYCRTEYLSTTRAILTYEIPLADVIYDLYDKLKSVTRGYGTMDYEMLGYRPADLVRLDVLVHNQRVDALSVIVHRTTAERRGRKLISKLREKIDRHLFEIALQAAIGTRVIARETIKAMRKDVTAKCYGGDISRKRKLLSRQAEGKKRMKMVGQVDIPQEAFLAVLESDD, encoded by the coding sequence ATGGCTGAAACTAGTCGGATTCGGAATTTTTCGATCATTGCCCATATAGATCATGGCAAAAGCACTCTCGCGGACCAACTGCTGCTGAAAACCGGCACGATATCCGAACGGGACTTCCGAAATCAGCTTTTGGATGGCATGGATCTAGAGCGGGAGCGGGGCATCACCATTCAGATGCACCCGGTAACCATCTATTACACCCGTCAGGACCAGGTTTATGAACTCAATCTCATCGACACGCCCGGACACGTCGATTTCGGTTATGAAGTTTCCCGTAGCTTAGCGGCTTGTGAAGGGGCTATTCTTCTCGTCGATGCTTTTCAGGGGGTACAAGCTCAGACCGTCGCCACCGCTTTTCTGGCGATGGAAAATAATCTTACTATCGTTCCGGTTTTGAACAAGATCGATTTACCGACCGCCCGACCCGAGCCGATTATCGAAGAAATGGAAACCGCCGTCGGCACCAAGGCCGAGGATGTACTCAAGTGCAGTGCGAAATCGGGACTCGGCATCATGGAGGTCCTCGACGCCATTGTAGATCGCGTCCCGGCACCTTCCGGTAAACAGGACAATCCACTGAAAGCCCTGATCTACAACAGCCACTTCGACCCTTATAAGGGAGTGGTGGTCTACTGCCGCTTATTTGAAGGCACGATCAAAACCGGTCAGAAAATCAAGTTGATGCGCGGTAACACGACTTACGTGGTGATGGAAGTCGGCCAGTTCCGACCCAAGATGCAGCCGTGCGATACGCTCATCGCCGGGCAAGTCGGTTATTTCATGGCGCAAATCAAATTGATCACTGATGTCCACGTCGGCGATACGGTAACCGATTCGGAAAATCCGACGGAAACCGCGCTGCCGGGCTATAAAGAGCCGCAGCCAATGGTCTATTCGGGTCTCTACCCGATCAACAACAACGACTTCGAAACGCTACGCGAAGCTCTTTCTCGCCTGAAGCTCAATGATTCCAGTTTCACCTTCGAACCCGAAAGCAGCGATGGTCTCGGATTCGGATTCCGCTGCGGCTTCCTCGGTCTGCTGCATCGCGAAATTATCGGTCAACGCCTGGAGCGCGATTGTGAAATCGACCTGATCCACACTTCGCCCAACGTGACCTATGAGATTCTGACCCGAAACGGGCAGACGATTCTGATTAAAACGCCCCAGGATGTTCCCGATGCCGGGCAGATCGAGGAGTTTCGCGAACCGATCGTGAAGATCAATTTCCTAGTTCCGACCAGCAACATTGGCGACATCATGACGCTTTGTGCGGAGCGCAGAGGATTCTACTGCCGAACTGAATACCTCAGTACCACCCGAGCGATTCTCACTTACGAGATACCTTTAGCGGATGTCATCTACGATCTTTACGACAAGCTGAAATCGGTTACCCGCGGCTACGGTACCATGGATTACGAAATGCTCGGTTATCGGCCTGCCGATCTCGTCCGGCTGGACGTACTGGTCCATAATCAGAGAGTCGATGCCCTTTCGGTCATCGTGCATCGCACCACGGCCGAGCGCCGCGGCCGCAAACTGATCTCCAAACTGCGGGAAAAGATCGATCGACATTTGTTCGAAATCGCACTGCAGGCGGCCATTGGTACGCGGGTCATTGCCCGGGAAACCATCAAGGCGATGCGTAAGGATGTGACCGCGAAGTGCTACGGCGGCGACATCAGCCGTAAACGCAAACTGCTGTCGCGGCAGGCTGAAGGCAAGAAGCGGATGAAAATGGTCGGTCAGGTCGATATCCCCCAGGAAGCGTTTCTGGCGGTATTGGAATCGGACGATTGA
- a CDS encoding YCF48-related protein → MLSIRNRFFGPILIILVLCAKSEAATDATEKTLRALQFVDVLEGWAVGDDGVILHSVDGGIHWEHQKSGTTASLRSLHFIDPTTGWAVGSLEKPTRSIGVLLFTQDSGRTWKIQSHDNLPGLNFIRFWADGTGVAAGQNTLWCPSGLHATRDNGKTWISLPGSGSSPVIAADFKDAKNGILLRADGQIDSLREGQLLPAEYDPLKGKRAQAVKLIDRQAFAVGEGDLILRSSDSGGLRWGYLTNPTLKKASPDVDWRSLAQSGNHLWVAGSPGSIVLHSPDLGKNWEVQRLQLSTPLRALHFFDENFGWAVGEFGCIHKTVDGGKTWKAMTPRKRPAVLIHSESDEGIRYELVTQFAKVEGYRTAILRKTTAQKASCEWEAWNYAGGHGWENRTTPLTEREAVLALRTWQPDVTIQQDASESLNPADGIWKDAYEKAFDPTAYPEQLDLLNLKPWAPWRHFHRETGSKVFALDPHCQEFSERLQGSAWEYVEEAYSAANQQRPLEGSCKLQMQWSRGENPSPRDLLDGLPHHAETRMNLENLVTSEKTVLSKQLFRERQIIQTVASQTNSFANPDSLVVQVKPLLSKMPAGLAARSCFNLGHQMASQGQWPQAKEIFQIVLRDYPEDPLALEALRWMIQYHSSSECRRRVEIQNHMIQEQIKAETLVASQDTNRFVQQRDVSLIRRAEDNRNWHMPALELMKKFPTLNSSTQTDPSLEICLAAAQRNLGEIDQATKYMQKLVSELPKGRSELRALKGVDPWKDILLSELWLMNRADGLGNPKLVGVARRAAARPKLDGIFDDECWKDVVPLKLKPVQAQGISSGCATLRVRFDSDFLYLAMECPHDEGKPIPKLSRRTRDMNLQGQDRVALFFDLDRDYQTFFRFEFDARGAVRDDCWGDSTWNPKWFVAMNSDESHWRAEIAIPLVELTNDSSLPGKIWAFNVIRTKKSGEKEAWSLRNGKEPELVDLGLLQFLEQPQPK, encoded by the coding sequence ATGCTTTCGATCCGCAACCGGTTTTTCGGTCCCATTCTGATAATCCTGGTACTTTGTGCAAAGTCCGAAGCCGCAACCGATGCCACGGAGAAGACTCTTCGCGCCCTCCAGTTCGTGGATGTTCTGGAAGGCTGGGCGGTTGGCGACGACGGGGTGATTCTTCACAGCGTTGATGGAGGGATTCACTGGGAGCACCAGAAATCGGGCACCACGGCCTCCCTGCGGTCACTCCACTTCATCGACCCGACCACCGGTTGGGCCGTCGGCAGTCTGGAAAAACCGACCCGTTCGATCGGCGTGCTGCTGTTCACTCAGGACAGCGGCCGTACCTGGAAGATTCAAAGTCACGACAACCTGCCCGGCTTGAACTTCATTCGTTTCTGGGCCGATGGAACTGGCGTGGCGGCCGGACAGAACACCCTCTGGTGTCCCAGCGGCCTGCACGCAACTCGGGACAACGGCAAGACCTGGATCTCCCTTCCCGGGAGCGGTTCCAGCCCCGTCATTGCCGCCGATTTCAAAGATGCAAAAAACGGCATTCTGCTCCGCGCGGATGGGCAAATCGATTCTCTACGCGAAGGACAACTCCTCCCCGCCGAATACGATCCCCTGAAAGGCAAAAGAGCCCAGGCGGTAAAATTGATCGATCGCCAGGCGTTTGCCGTGGGGGAAGGCGACCTGATATTGCGGAGCTCCGATTCCGGAGGCTTACGCTGGGGTTATCTCACGAATCCCACTCTGAAAAAAGCTTCGCCCGATGTCGATTGGAGATCGTTAGCGCAATCGGGCAACCACCTCTGGGTGGCCGGTTCCCCCGGTTCCATCGTTCTTCATAGTCCGGATCTCGGCAAAAACTGGGAAGTGCAGCGATTGCAGCTTTCTACGCCGCTGCGTGCCCTCCATTTTTTCGATGAGAACTTCGGCTGGGCCGTGGGTGAGTTCGGTTGCATTCACAAGACCGTCGATGGGGGAAAAACCTGGAAGGCGATGACACCGCGAAAACGCCCCGCCGTGTTGATCCATTCCGAAAGTGACGAGGGCATCCGCTACGAACTGGTGACTCAGTTTGCCAAGGTCGAAGGGTACCGCACTGCAATCCTGCGGAAAACTACCGCTCAAAAAGCGTCTTGCGAATGGGAAGCGTGGAACTACGCCGGCGGACATGGCTGGGAAAACCGCACGACACCGCTGACGGAACGCGAGGCCGTATTGGCTTTGCGCACCTGGCAGCCCGACGTAACGATTCAGCAGGACGCTTCCGAATCTTTAAATCCCGCCGATGGGATCTGGAAAGATGCCTATGAGAAAGCCTTCGATCCAACGGCCTATCCGGAACAACTGGACCTACTCAACTTGAAGCCCTGGGCTCCGTGGCGGCATTTCCATCGGGAGACCGGTTCCAAAGTATTTGCTCTGGATCCGCACTGTCAGGAATTCTCGGAACGCCTGCAAGGTTCGGCCTGGGAGTACGTTGAAGAAGCCTATTCCGCTGCCAATCAGCAACGCCCTCTGGAGGGGAGTTGCAAGCTCCAGATGCAGTGGAGCCGCGGCGAAAATCCTTCCCCACGCGATTTGCTAGACGGCCTTCCCCATCATGCCGAAACTCGCATGAATCTGGAAAACCTGGTGACCTCCGAAAAAACAGTATTGTCCAAACAACTCTTTCGGGAACGGCAAATCATCCAAACGGTTGCCTCCCAGACCAATTCCTTCGCCAATCCCGATTCGCTGGTAGTGCAGGTCAAACCACTCCTGAGTAAGATGCCCGCCGGACTGGCCGCCCGCAGTTGTTTCAATCTCGGCCATCAGATGGCTTCTCAAGGACAATGGCCGCAGGCTAAGGAAATATTTCAAATTGTTCTGCGCGATTACCCCGAGGATCCCCTGGCGCTGGAAGCGCTTCGCTGGATGATCCAGTACCACAGCAGCAGCGAATGCCGACGCCGGGTGGAAATCCAAAATCACATGATTCAGGAACAGATCAAAGCCGAAACGCTGGTCGCGAGCCAGGATACCAACCGGTTCGTGCAGCAGAGGGATGTCAGCCTGATTCGACGAGCCGAGGACAATCGTAACTGGCACATGCCTGCCCTGGAGCTGATGAAAAAATTCCCCACTCTCAATTCGAGTACCCAGACCGATCCCAGTCTGGAAATTTGCCTCGCGGCCGCCCAGAGAAATCTCGGGGAAATTGACCAGGCTACGAAGTACATGCAGAAATTGGTCAGCGAACTGCCTAAGGGACGAAGCGAGCTTCGAGCTCTCAAAGGGGTCGATCCCTGGAAAGACATCCTTCTGAGCGAACTCTGGCTGATGAATCGCGCCGATGGTCTGGGGAATCCCAAATTGGTCGGCGTTGCCCGGCGGGCGGCCGCTCGACCCAAGCTGGATGGGATTTTCGACGATGAGTGCTGGAAGGACGTTGTGCCGTTAAAACTCAAGCCGGTTCAAGCTCAAGGCATCAGCAGCGGTTGCGCCACGCTCCGCGTTCGCTTCGATAGCGATTTCCTTTATCTTGCCATGGAATGCCCTCACGACGAAGGGAAGCCGATCCCCAAATTGTCGCGCCGGACGCGGGACATGAATCTGCAGGGACAGGATCGCGTCGCTCTTTTCTTCGATCTCGACCGCGATTATCAAACGTTTTTCCGGTTCGAATTCGACGCCCGGGGAGCCGTTCGAGACGATTGCTGGGGAGACAGTACTTGGAATCCCAAATGGTTTGTGGCAATGAATTCTGATGAATCCCATTGGCGGGCTGAAATCGCGATTCCTTTGGTAGAGTTAACCAACGATTCGTCACTGCCTGGAAAAATCTGGGCATTTAACGTGATTCGAACCAAGAAATCGGGAGAGAAAGAAGCCTGGAGTCTGCGGAACGGGAAAGAGCCGGAACTGGTCGATCTGGGACTCCTGCAGTTTCTGGAACAGCCCCAGCCAAAATAA